The Rhodamnia argentea isolate NSW1041297 chromosome 7, ASM2092103v1, whole genome shotgun sequence genome contains the following window.
CTTCAAgatgaaaaaccaaaatatgttaAAAACCAAATGCATCACGCGAGTCTTCATCTAGAAGAAAAGTCAAGAGGATCGCCTTGCAGGACGGGCCAAGGTCGATTGAACTTTTTGGCTCATCAGCGACCATTCCCACTGCTTTCCGTGTCTGACGCGTCccattttctccttctctcATCATTATTTAAAGAAAGAACGAGAGCATCTTTATCACTCTCATTCCACCTCTCTGTACCAAACCCTAGATTTGCTCTTAACTAGTTCGTGCTTTCTGCTATTGCATAAGCTATGCACAAAgatcaactcctcctcctcctcctccttattCTACATCCGTGTTTTAGTATCCCCCTCGAAATTAATCGATGTACCACCTCTTGTGGTGAGGTCACAAACATAAGTTACCCATTTCGAATGAAGGGCGACCCGAAGGGCTGCGGCGACCGTAACTTTGAGCTAGCCTGCATAAATAACCGTGCCGTCCTAGATTGGAAATTGGGCCAGTACTATGTACACTCCATCAACTATAACAACTACACGATTACGGTCGCCGATGTGGGGTTGCGGAAAGGAAATTGCTCGTCTCTTCCTCtccgctctctctcttctgccgACTTCAACTACGTCCCGGATTGGTATTATCGCCCGAGATACGCAGTTGCAATTGCGGTGATCGTGGGCTGCATGAATGCTGTCAATTCTCCGCTTTACATCGACACTTCGTCGTGCCTTGATGGGCTTCCATTTTCGAATTTCTCTAGCACGGGAAGGCGATTATATGCCATGGTCGATCCGAATGTCTCGTCTGTGGAAACTGCATGCACTATAGAGTTTATGGCAGTGATAGGTTGGTGGCCGGTTGATGGCAATGATCTTCGTTCCTATGCACAAATTCACGAACTTATGGTTGATGGGTTCCAGCTTTCATGGTATCCTGGCAGGAAGAAAGGTAAGgctgtgtttgtttcacgaaaaatgtttttttgaaaaataatttttccaatttctgaTGTTTGGGGGGCAGAAACTACatggtcaaagaaaatgttttccggtcAATGAAAATGTTCTTTCTAAACccatggaaaatgatttccatatgtgaaaggaaggaaatcattttccaatttcttcctaTCAAACTTGTGCCTTCCCTCTCCCCTCACGTCGTCTCATCCATTTCCCTCTCCACGCGGCCTTCTGCTTTCTGAGCCCCtcctttttcctcatcttcttcacccaACCAACGGAGCCGCTGCTGCCAATCGCCGCCATGTCTCCCTCATCGTGTCCTTCATCTACCTCCTCGGCGAGTCACGGAGAGATCAAGACCTCACGAGTTGCAGCGAACTCATCAGATCTGGAGCTCGTGGCCTCGCGAGTCAGCGTCGAGCGAAGCCTCGTCTCGCTGGATCTGGCG
Protein-coding sequences here:
- the LOC125315857 gene encoding uncharacterized protein LOC125315857, whose product is MHKDQLLLLLLLILHPCFSIPLEINRCTTSCGEVTNISYPFRMKGDPKGCGDRNFELACINNRAVLDWKLGQYYVHSINYNNYTITVADVGLRKGNCSSLPLRSLSSADFNYVPDWYYRPRYAVAIAVIVGCMNAVNSPLYIDTSSCLDGLPFSNFSSTGRRLYAMVDPNVSSVETACTIEFMAVIGWWPVDGNDLRSYAQIHELMVDGFQLSWYPGRKKDLELVASRVSVERSLVSLDLARPAMRDLASPKAGELRPSLAGSGDSKPCSRPARLGLSLPPRACRGEVQLDCGRSPWPATGW